A genome region from Camelina sativa cultivar DH55 chromosome 10, Cs, whole genome shotgun sequence includes the following:
- the LOC104716929 gene encoding probable potassium channel AKT5, whose product MEKDKKKKTMEWFWPEKNDGGVILEAENVAAEHLSKDGTMSHYSFSKGLLPPLGVGAAGRSGRRIKLRCFIVSPFDPRYRAWDWFLVVLVLYTAWASPFEFGFLQTPRAPLSILDNIVNGFFAVDIVLSFFVAFLDKSTYLLVDDPKRIAWRYTSTWLIFDIVSTVPYELFASLLHKTIQGYGIFSMLRLWRLRRVSKCFARLEKDRKFSYFWIRSTKLYLAALFVVHCGACFCYSIAAHYPDPSMTFMALAEENWTKKNLLIRYVTAMYWSITTFSTTGYGDIHGNNASERAFILFYMIFNLGLLAYIIGNMTSLVVHVTSRTINFRDTIQAASAFAQRNNLPVRLQEQMVAHLSLRYRTDSEGLQQKDIIDSLPKAIRSSISHYLFYENVDKIYLFRGISNDLLFQLVTEMKAEYFPPKEDVILRNEAPTDFYIMVTGAVDIIARVNGVDQVVGEARTGQVFGEVGVLCYRPQLFTVRTKRLSQLLRLNRTAFLNLVQANVGDGAIIMNNLLQHLKDSEDPVMKDILADIELMLAQGKMDLPLSLCFAADRGDDLLLHHLLKRGSNPNETDTNGRTALHIAASKGNQYCVVLLLEKGADPNIRDSEGNVPLWEAISGRHEEIAKLLSENGATLSFDTVGHFSCLAVGQNSLDTLKDILKYGGDISLPDVNGTTALHRAVSEGNVEIVKFLLEQRADMDKPDVYGWTARGLAEHQGHEDIKALFHNQRPVEKKQNFVSGTPEFKSLMKHCSEPVMIYHRSREAMPPLDRAVSQRWKPSNFKNSLFGIMSAANTGVERGASTRTAAISEGAGVVYPARVTISGEVSSSGKVVKLPDSLEELFEIGEKKLGFVATKILSKEGAEIDDISIIRDGDYLLLLKVS is encoded by the exons ATGgagaaggataagaagaagaagacgatggagTGGTTTTGGCCGGAGAAGAACGACGGCGGAGTTATTTTGGAGGCGGAGAATGTGGCGGCCGAACATTTATCTAAAGACGGGACAATGAGCCATTACAGTTTCAGCAAAGGTCTTCTTCCGCCGCTCGGAGTCGGAGCCGCCGGTCGTTCTGGCCGTCGTATTAAGCTTCGCTGCTTTATCGTCTCTCCCTTCGATCCTCGCTACAG AGCGTGGGATTGGTTTCTAGTGGTTTTGGTGCTCTACACAGCATGGGCTTCACCTTTTGAGTTTGGGTTCCTGCAAACACCTAGAGCACCTCTCAGTATTCTTGATAACATTGTCAACGGGTTTTTCGCTGTTGATATTGTTCTGTCATTCTTTGTTGCCTTCTTAGACAAGTCAACTTATCTCCTTGTCGATGATCCCAAGAGAATAGCTTGGAGATATACCTCCACTTGGCTTATTTTTGACATCGTATCTACAGTTCCTTATGAACTTTTTGCCAGCTTATTGCATAAGACTATCCAAGGATATGGGATTTTCAGTATGCTGCGTCTATGGCGTCTCCGCAGGGTCAGTAAATGTTTTGCCAG ATTGGAGAAAGATCGGAAATTCAGCTACTTCTGGATTCGATCCACGAAACTTTACCTT GCTGCTCTCTTTGTGGTTCACTGTGGCGCCTGCTTCTGCTATTCTATTGCTGCACATTACCCAGATCCCTCAATGACATTTATGGCACTTGCTGAGGAAAATTGGACAAAGAAAAATTTGCTTATCCGGTATGTTACAGCAATGTATTGGTCCATAACAACTTTCTCAACAACGGGTTATGGTGATATACATGGTAACAATGCAAGCGAGAGGGCCTTCATCCTCTTCTACATGATATTTAATCTTGGATTGCTAGCTTATATAATTGGTAATATGACCAGCTTGGTGGTTCATGTGACCAGTCGCACCATAAACTTT AGAGATACTATCCAAGCAGCCTCAGCATTTGCTCAGAGGAACAATCTTCCAGTGCGCTTGCAAGAACAGATGGTAGCTCATTTATCTTTGAGGTACAGAACTGATTCAGAAGGCCTACAGCAGAAAGATATTATTGATTCCCTCCCCAAGGCTATCCGTTCCAGCATATCACATTATCTGTTCTACGAAAATGTTGACAAGATCTACTTGTTCCGTGGAATATCCAATGATCTTCTATTCCAATTG GTCACTGAGATGAAGGCCGAGTATTTTCCTCCTAAAGAAGATGTGATTTTGCGGAATGAAGCACCAACTGATTTTTACATAATGGTCACAGGGGCtgtt GACATCATTGCACGTGTGAATGGAGTGGATCAG GTAGTTGGTGAAGCACGCACAGGTCAGGTTTTTGGTGAAGTAGGGGTCCTATGTTACAGGCCACAGTTGTTCACAGTTCGTACCAAGCGATTGAGTCAATTGCTTCGCCTGAACCGTACAGCATTCTTAAACCTTGTTCAAGCAAACGTTGGTGATGGAGCAATAATCATGAATAATCTTCTTCAG CATCTGAAAGACTCAGAAGATCCAGTGATGAAAGACATTTTGGCTGATATAGAACTCATGTTGGCTCAAGGGAAAATGGATCTACCTCTTAGTTTATGTTTCGCAGCAGACAGAGGAGACGATTTACTGCTGCATCATTTACTGAAACGAGGCTCAAACCCAAATGAAACAGATACGAACGGCCGAACCGCGCTG CACATAGCAGCATCAAAAGGAAACCAATATTGTGTTGTATTACTTCTCGAGAAAGGAGCAGATCCTAACATTAGAG ATTCAGAAGGTAATGTACCATTATGGGAAGCAATCAGTGGGAGACATGAAGAAATTGCTAAACTCTTATCAGAAAATGGCGCAACCCTAAGCTTTGACACAGTAGGGCATTTCTCTTGCTTAGCTGTTGGACAAAACAGCTTAGATACACTCAAAGACATTCTAAAATACGGTGGAGATATCTCACTCCCAGATGTCAACGGAACCACAGCTTTGCACAGAGCAGTCTCAGAAGGAAACGTGGAGATTGTGAAGTTCTTGTTAGAGCAAAGAGCTGACATGGACAAGCCAGATGTTTATGGTTGGACGGCTCGTGGTCTTGCTGAGCATCAAGGACATGAAGATATCAAAGCTTTGTTTCATAATCAAAGACCAgtggagaagaaacagaactTTGTTTCTGGCACACCAGAGTTTAAATCATTGATGAAACATTGCAGCGAGCCTGTAATGATTTACCACCGTTCAAGGGAAGCAATGCCGCCTCTGGACCGAGCTGTTTCTCAGAGATGGAAGCCAAGTAATTTCAAGAACTCGCTGTTTGGTATCATGTCGGCTGCCAACACTG GTGTAGAACGTGGGGCATCTACCAGAACTGCGGCAATAAGTGAAGGAGCAGGTGTGGTTTATCCGGCGAGAGTGACGATCAGTGGTGAGGTTTCCTCCTCGGGTAAAGTAGTAAAGCTACCGGATTCTCTTGAAGAGTTATTTGAAATTGGTGAGAAGAAGCTGGGATTCGTAGCCACAAAGATTCTGAGCAAAGAAGGAGCCGAAATCGACGACATCAGTATTATAAGAGACGGTGATTATCTCCTTCTTCTGAAGGTTTCTTGA
- the LOC104716930 gene encoding probable boron transporter 7 isoform X1 — translation MEGVKFPCGGIINDFKGRRKCYKQEWLAAFNSGVRILAPTLYIFIASALPVIAFGEQLSRETDRSLGIAESLASTAICGIIHSVFGGQPLLIVGVAEPTIIMYTYLHSFSKSRPELGQKLYLAWSGWICVWTAVLLILLAMLNACNIISRFTRIAGELFGMLITVLFIQEAVKGLIGEFLVPKSDDPSLEAYQFQWLYTNGLLAVIFSFGLLYTALKSRRARSWKYGFRWMRGFIGDYGTLLMLVLWSAFSYTVPRNLPEGVPRRLELPLPWESESLYHWTVVKDMGKVPPLYILAAFIPAIMIAGLYFFDHCVSAQMAQQKEFNLKNPPAYHYDIFILGIMTLICGLLGLPPSNGVIPQSPMHTKSLAVLKKQQMRKKMVQKAKECMRAKASNSEIYGRMQDVFIEMETSPKATVVKELENLKEVVMKADDGGGDTKGKKFDPEVHIEDHLPARVNEQRVSNLLQSILVGLLIFAVPVLRMIPTSVLWGYFTYMAVDSLPGNQFWERLQLLFITPGRRFKVLEGLHASFVEIVPYKSIVMFTLFQLLYFLICYGVTWIPVGGILFPLPFFILIALRQHILPKLFDPSHLQVLDSSEYEEMVGAPQRNSSFGFNGELREAALPISVVENSEDEFYDAEILDEITTSRGELKHRTLSVKEDRSQMVYPENSGHS, via the exons ATCGAAGCCTTGGCATAGCGGAATCATTAGCTTCAACAGCTATTTGTGGAATTATTCATTCAGTTTTTGGTGGACAACCTCTCTTGATCGTAGGGGTTGCTGAACCCACTATTATAATGTACACATATCTTCACAGTTTCAGCAAAAGCAGGCCTGAGCTGGGTCAGAAACTCTACTTAGCTTGGTCTGGATG GATCTGTGTCTGGACAGCAGTTTTGCTTATCCTTCTTGCAATGTTAAACGCATGCAACATCATTTCTAGGTTTACAAGAATCGCAGGAGAGCTCTTTGGAATGCTCATAACCGTTCTTTTTATCCAGGAGGCTGTTAAG GGACTTATAGGCGAGTTTCTTGTCCCAAAATCTGACGATCCAAGTTTGGAAGCGTATCAGTTCCAATGGCTGTATACCAATGGTCTTCTTGCCGTCATATTCTCATTCGGTCTTCTTTACACTGCTCTGAAAAGCAGGAGGGCAAGATCATGGAAATATGGCTTCA GGTGGATGCGAGGTTTTATAGGCGATTATGGAACTCTCCTCATGCTTGTGTTGTGGAGCGCATTTTCATACACAGTCCCTAGAAACCTTCCTGAAGGAGTTCCAAGGAGGCTGGAATTGCCACTTCCTTGGGAATCCGAGTCTTTGTATCACTGGACAGTCGTCAAG GATATGGGGAAGGTCCCGCCTCTTTACATCCTTGCTGCATTTATACCAGCAATCATGATCGCAGGTCTATACTTCTTTGATCACTGTGTATCTGCACAAATGGCTCAGCAGAAGGAGTTTAATCTCAAAAATCCCCCGGCTTATCACTATGATATCTTTATCCTAGGAATCATG ACATTGATCTGTGGTCTACTTGGACTTCCTCCTTCAAATGGGGTCATTCCACAATCCCCTATGCACACAAAGAGTCTTGCAGTTCTTAAGAAGCAG CAAATGCGTAAGAAAATGGTACAGAAAGCAAAAGAATGCATGAGGGCAAAAGCTAGCAACTCGGAGATCTACGGGAGGATGCAAGATGTGTTTATAGAGATGGAAACATCCCCTAAG GCTACAGTGGTGAAAGAGTTAGAAAACCTGAAAGAAGTAGTGATGAAAGCagatgatggaggaggagaCACAAAGGGGAAGAAATTTGATCCAGAGGTACATATTGAAGACCATTTGCCCGCTAGAGTAAACGAGCAGAGAGTGAGCAATCTCTTGCAATCGATCCTTGTTGGGTTGTTGATATTTGCAGTACCAGTTCTCAGAATGATACCAACTTCAGTCCTATGGGGTTACTTCACTTACATGGCTGTTGATAGTCTCCCTGGTAACCAGTTCTGGGAAAGACTTCAGTTGCTATTCATAACTCCTGGTCGTCGATTCAA AGTTCTTGAAGGCTTACATGCATCATTTGTGGAGATAGTACCATACAAGTCGATTGTTATGTTTACACTCTTCCAGCTTCTGTATTTTCTGATATGTTATGGAGTGACATGGATACCTGTAGGAGGAATATTGTTCCCATTGCCGTTCTTCATCCTCATTGCTCTAAGACAACACATCCTCCCGAAGCTTTTTGATCCATCTCATCTCCAAGTTTTGGATTCTTCAGAGTATGAAGAGATGGTTGGTGCACCACAAAGAAACTCCAGCTTCGGTTTCAATGGGGAGTTAAGAGAGGCGGCGCTTCCGATCAGTGTTGTTGAGAATAGTGAAGACGAGTTTTATGATGCAGAGATCCTAGATGAGATTACTACTAGCAGAGGTGAACTCAAGCATAGAACCTTAAGTGTCAAAGAAGACAGATCCCAGATg GTGTATCCAGAAAACAGTGGACACTCATAA
- the LOC104716930 gene encoding probable boron transporter 7 isoform X2, whose product MLNACNIISRFTRIAGELFGMLITVLFIQEAVKGLIGEFLVPKSDDPSLEAYQFQWLYTNGLLAVIFSFGLLYTALKSRRARSWKYGFRWMRGFIGDYGTLLMLVLWSAFSYTVPRNLPEGVPRRLELPLPWESESLYHWTVVKDMGKVPPLYILAAFIPAIMIAGLYFFDHCVSAQMAQQKEFNLKNPPAYHYDIFILGIMTLICGLLGLPPSNGVIPQSPMHTKSLAVLKKQQMRKKMVQKAKECMRAKASNSEIYGRMQDVFIEMETSPKATVVKELENLKEVVMKADDGGGDTKGKKFDPEVHIEDHLPARVNEQRVSNLLQSILVGLLIFAVPVLRMIPTSVLWGYFTYMAVDSLPGNQFWERLQLLFITPGRRFKVLEGLHASFVEIVPYKSIVMFTLFQLLYFLICYGVTWIPVGGILFPLPFFILIALRQHILPKLFDPSHLQVLDSSEYEEMVGAPQRNSSFGFNGELREAALPISVVENSEDEFYDAEILDEITTSRGELKHRTLSVKEDRSQMVYPENSGHS is encoded by the exons ATGTTAAACGCATGCAACATCATTTCTAGGTTTACAAGAATCGCAGGAGAGCTCTTTGGAATGCTCATAACCGTTCTTTTTATCCAGGAGGCTGTTAAG GGACTTATAGGCGAGTTTCTTGTCCCAAAATCTGACGATCCAAGTTTGGAAGCGTATCAGTTCCAATGGCTGTATACCAATGGTCTTCTTGCCGTCATATTCTCATTCGGTCTTCTTTACACTGCTCTGAAAAGCAGGAGGGCAAGATCATGGAAATATGGCTTCA GGTGGATGCGAGGTTTTATAGGCGATTATGGAACTCTCCTCATGCTTGTGTTGTGGAGCGCATTTTCATACACAGTCCCTAGAAACCTTCCTGAAGGAGTTCCAAGGAGGCTGGAATTGCCACTTCCTTGGGAATCCGAGTCTTTGTATCACTGGACAGTCGTCAAG GATATGGGGAAGGTCCCGCCTCTTTACATCCTTGCTGCATTTATACCAGCAATCATGATCGCAGGTCTATACTTCTTTGATCACTGTGTATCTGCACAAATGGCTCAGCAGAAGGAGTTTAATCTCAAAAATCCCCCGGCTTATCACTATGATATCTTTATCCTAGGAATCATG ACATTGATCTGTGGTCTACTTGGACTTCCTCCTTCAAATGGGGTCATTCCACAATCCCCTATGCACACAAAGAGTCTTGCAGTTCTTAAGAAGCAG CAAATGCGTAAGAAAATGGTACAGAAAGCAAAAGAATGCATGAGGGCAAAAGCTAGCAACTCGGAGATCTACGGGAGGATGCAAGATGTGTTTATAGAGATGGAAACATCCCCTAAG GCTACAGTGGTGAAAGAGTTAGAAAACCTGAAAGAAGTAGTGATGAAAGCagatgatggaggaggagaCACAAAGGGGAAGAAATTTGATCCAGAGGTACATATTGAAGACCATTTGCCCGCTAGAGTAAACGAGCAGAGAGTGAGCAATCTCTTGCAATCGATCCTTGTTGGGTTGTTGATATTTGCAGTACCAGTTCTCAGAATGATACCAACTTCAGTCCTATGGGGTTACTTCACTTACATGGCTGTTGATAGTCTCCCTGGTAACCAGTTCTGGGAAAGACTTCAGTTGCTATTCATAACTCCTGGTCGTCGATTCAA AGTTCTTGAAGGCTTACATGCATCATTTGTGGAGATAGTACCATACAAGTCGATTGTTATGTTTACACTCTTCCAGCTTCTGTATTTTCTGATATGTTATGGAGTGACATGGATACCTGTAGGAGGAATATTGTTCCCATTGCCGTTCTTCATCCTCATTGCTCTAAGACAACACATCCTCCCGAAGCTTTTTGATCCATCTCATCTCCAAGTTTTGGATTCTTCAGAGTATGAAGAGATGGTTGGTGCACCACAAAGAAACTCCAGCTTCGGTTTCAATGGGGAGTTAAGAGAGGCGGCGCTTCCGATCAGTGTTGTTGAGAATAGTGAAGACGAGTTTTATGATGCAGAGATCCTAGATGAGATTACTACTAGCAGAGGTGAACTCAAGCATAGAACCTTAAGTGTCAAAGAAGACAGATCCCAGATg GTGTATCCAGAAAACAGTGGACACTCATAA
- the LOC104720015 gene encoding probable potassium channel AKT5, with translation MEKDKKKKTMEWFWPEKNDGGVILEAENVAAEHLSKDGTMSHYSFSKGLLPPLGVGAAGRSGRRIKLRCFIVSPFDPRYRAWDWFLVVLVLYTAWASPFEFGFLQTPRAPLSILDNIVNGFFAVDIVLSFFVAFLDKSTYLLVDDPKRIAWRYTSTWLIFDIVSTVPYELFASLLHKTIQGYGIFSMLRLWRLRRVSKCFARLEKDRKFSYFWIRSTKLYLAALFVVHCGACFCYSIAAHYPDPSMTFMALAEENWTKKNLLIRYVTAMYWSITTFSTTGYGDIHGNNASERAFILFYMIFNLGLLAYIIGNMTNLVRERES, from the exons ATGgagaaggataagaagaagaagacgatggagTGGTTTTGGCCGGAGAAGAACGACGGCGGAGTTATTTTGGAGGCGGAGAATGTGGCGGCCGAACATTTATCTAAAGACGGGACAATGAGCCATTACAGTTTCAGCAAAGGTCTTCTTCCGCCGCTCGGAGTCGGAGCCGCCGGTCGTTCTGGCCGTCGTATTAAGCTTCGCTGCTTTATCGTCTCTCCCTTCGATCCTCGCTACAG AGCGTGGGATTGGTTTCTAGTGGTTTTGGTGCTCTACACAGCATGGGCTTCACCTTTTGAGTTTGGGTTCCTGCAAACACCTAGAGCACCTCTCAGTATTCTTGATAACATTGTCAACGGGTTTTTCGCTGTTGATATTGTTCTGTCATTCTTTGTTGCCTTCTTAGACAAGTCAACTTATCTCCTTGTCGATGATCCCAAGAGAATAGCTTGGAGATATACCTCCACTTGGCTTATTTTTGACATCGTATCTACAGTTCCTTATGAACTTTTTGCCAGCTTATTGCATAAGACTATCCAAGGATATGGGATTTTCAGTATGCTGCGTCTATGGCGTCTCCGCAGGGTCAGTAAATGTTTTGCCAG ATTGGAGAAAGATCGGAAATTCAGCTACTTCTGGATTCGATCCACGAAACTTTACCTT GCTGCTCTCTTTGTGGTTCACTGTGGCGCCTGCTTCTGCTATTCTATTGCTGCACATTACCCAGATCCCTCAATGACATTTATGGCACTTGCTGAGGAAAATTGGACAAAGAAAAATTTGCTTATCCGGTATGTTACAGCAATGTATTGGTCCATAACAACTTTCTCAACAACGGGTTATGGTGATATACATGGTAACAATGCAAGCGAGAGGGCCTTCATCCTCTTCTACATGATATTTAATCTTGGATTGCTAGCTTATATAATTGGTAATATGACCAACTTGGTG agagagagagagagttga